From one [Ruminococcus] lactaris ATCC 29176 genomic stretch:
- a CDS encoding 16S rRNA (uracil(1498)-N(3))-methyltransferase yields the protein MQHFFADRSWVQGDKIRLEGSDVNHMKNVLRMKEGEEVQVSDGTGNAYLCQIEGYEGNQAVLKIREKTEKDTELPSKIWLFQGLPKGDKMELIVQKAVELGVYGIVPFAAKRSVVRLDEKKAGKKQIRWQAIAKGAAEQSGRGLIPEVEIVKTYAEALEFAKELDVILVPYELEEGMKATMSIIEAIRPGQSVGIFIGPEGGFEEQEIGQARNAGAVPVTLGRRILRTETAGITTLSILMYHLECAEVQ from the coding sequence ATGCAGCATTTTTTTGCGGATCGGTCCTGGGTTCAGGGAGATAAGATCCGGTTGGAAGGATCCGATGTCAATCATATGAAGAATGTCCTCCGTATGAAAGAAGGCGAAGAGGTACAGGTCAGTGACGGGACTGGAAATGCTTACCTGTGTCAGATAGAGGGGTATGAAGGTAATCAGGCTGTGCTGAAGATCCGGGAGAAGACGGAGAAAGATACAGAACTTCCGTCAAAGATCTGGCTGTTCCAGGGACTTCCCAAAGGGGATAAGATGGAACTGATCGTTCAAAAGGCGGTAGAACTGGGAGTGTACGGCATTGTTCCATTTGCGGCAAAGCGTTCAGTTGTCCGGCTGGATGAGAAAAAGGCCGGGAAAAAGCAGATTCGCTGGCAGGCGATCGCAAAGGGAGCTGCGGAGCAGTCAGGCAGAGGTCTGATTCCTGAAGTGGAGATCGTGAAGACCTATGCCGAGGCACTGGAGTTCGCAAAAGAGCTGGATGTGATCCTTGTTCCATATGAACTGGAAGAAGGCATGAAGGCAACGATGAGCATAATCGAAGCGATCAGACCGGGACAGTCTGTCGGAATCTTCATTGGCCCGGAGGGCGGCTTTGAAGAGCAGGAGATCGGGCAGGCACGAAATGCAGGAGCCGTTCCGGTCACACTTGGAAGAAGGATACTGAGAACAGAAACTGCAGGAATTACGACACTTTCAATTTTGATGTATCATCTGGAGTGTGCAGAGGTTCAGTAG
- a CDS encoding ribonuclease J — protein sequence MKKKNNGKLRIIPLGGLEQIGMNITAFEYEDSIVVVDCGLAFPEDDMLGIDLVIPDVTYLKDNISKVKGFVITHGHEDHIGALPYVLKEINIPIYTTKLTMGIIENKLKEHNLLRSTRRKVVRHGQSINLGKFRIEFIKTNHSIQDASALAIYSPAGVVVHTGDFKVDYTPVFGDAIDLQRFAEIGKKGVLALMSDSTNAERKGFTQSERTVGITFDHIFAEHQNTRLIIATFASNVDRVQQIINSAYKYGRKVVVEGRSMVNIISTASELGYLNVPENTLIEIDQMKNYPPEKMVLITTGSQGESMAALSRMAADVHRKVTIQPNDTIIFSSNPIPGNEKSVSRVINELSAKGAEVIFQDAHVSGHACQEELKLIYSLVKPKYAIPVHGEYRHLKANAGVATSLGIPKENVFIIQSGDVLELCDESAKVVDKVHTGAILVDGLGVGDVGNIVLRDRQHLAEDGIIIVVLTLERRTNRLLAGPDIVSRGFVYVRESEQLMEDARKAVADALDKCLRGKHTDWNKIKLVIRDAMNDYIWKKTKRRPMVIPIIMDVDV from the coding sequence TTGAAAAAAAAGAATAATGGAAAATTGCGTATCATACCGCTTGGCGGTCTGGAGCAGATCGGTATGAACATTACTGCGTTCGAGTACGAGGACAGTATTGTTGTCGTGGACTGCGGACTTGCATTCCCGGAGGATGATATGCTTGGAATCGACCTGGTCATCCCGGATGTCACGTATCTGAAAGATAATATTTCCAAAGTGAAAGGATTCGTGATCACCCACGGACACGAGGATCATATCGGAGCATTGCCTTATGTGCTTAAGGAGATCAATATCCCGATCTATACCACGAAGCTTACAATGGGAATTATCGAGAACAAATTAAAAGAGCATAATCTGCTCCGCAGTACAAGAAGAAAAGTAGTCCGTCATGGACAGTCTATCAATCTCGGAAAGTTCAGAATCGAATTTATCAAGACGAACCACAGTATTCAGGATGCATCCGCACTGGCAATCTATTCCCCGGCAGGAGTGGTTGTCCATACAGGAGACTTTAAAGTGGATTATACACCGGTTTTCGGAGATGCGATCGACCTGCAGCGGTTTGCTGAGATCGGAAAGAAAGGGGTACTTGCCCTGATGTCAGACAGTACGAATGCAGAACGCAAGGGATTTACCCAGTCTGAGCGTACTGTTGGTATCACCTTTGACCATATTTTTGCGGAGCATCAGAATACCCGTCTGATCATTGCTACTTTTGCGTCCAATGTAGACCGTGTACAGCAGATCATCAACTCTGCCTATAAATACGGAAGAAAAGTTGTTGTTGAAGGACGGAGCATGGTGAATATCATTTCAACGGCTTCGGAGCTGGGATATCTGAATGTCCCTGAGAATACGCTGATCGAGATCGACCAGATGAAGAATTATCCACCGGAGAAGATGGTGCTGATCACAACAGGAAGTCAGGGAGAATCCATGGCTGCTCTGTCACGTATGGCGGCAGACGTGCATCGGAAAGTGACGATCCAGCCGAATGATACGATTATTTTCAGCTCCAATCCGATTCCGGGAAATGAAAAGTCTGTATCAAGAGTCATCAATGAGCTTTCAGCAAAGGGAGCAGAGGTTATCTTCCAGGATGCTCATGTATCAGGGCATGCATGTCAGGAAGAACTGAAGCTGATTTATTCACTGGTGAAGCCTAAATATGCGATTCCGGTTCATGGTGAATACCGCCATCTGAAAGCAAATGCAGGTGTGGCAACCTCTTTGGGAATCCCGAAAGAGAATGTCTTTATCATTCAGTCCGGTGATGTACTGGAGTTATGTGATGAGTCGGCAAAAGTAGTGGACAAGGTGCATACAGGTGCTATTCTTGTAGATGGATTAGGTGTCGGAGATGTTGGAAATATCGTATTGAGAGACAGACAGCATCTTGCGGAAGATGGAATTATTATCGTTGTCCTGACACTGGAACGAAGAACGAACCGTCTGCTTGCAGGACCGGATATTGTTTCCAGAGGATTTGTATATGTCCGTGAGTCAGAACAGTTGATGGAAGATGCAAGAAAGGCAGTGGCCGATGCACTGGATAAGTGCCTGCGAGGAAAGCATACGGACTGGAATAAGATCAAGCTGGTGATCCGGGATGCAATGAATGATTATATCTGGAAAAAGACGAAGAGAAGACCTATGGTGATTCCGATTATCATGGATGTGGATGTGTAG
- the mtaB gene encoding tRNA (N(6)-L-threonylcarbamoyladenosine(37)-C(2))-methylthiotransferase MtaB: protein MSKKAALHNLGCKVNAYETEAMQEMLEKAGYEIVPFKEGADVYVINTCTVTNIADRKSRQMLHRARKMNPDAVVVAAGCYVQAQEGKVDSCIDIVLGNNKKKDLIRILDEYRKSRAESGREKEILPDVELEDIGHTKEYESLNLTRPGDHTRAYIKVQDGCNQFCTYCIIPYARGRVRSRSMEDVTEEVRTLAENGYKEVVLTGIHLSSYGIDFDKERHLLDLIRAVHQIEGIERIRLGSLEPGIITEEFAEAISKLPKMCPHFHLSLQSGCNATLKRMNRRYTSEEYAERCGILRKYFENPALTTDVIVGFPGETEEEFEASRNFVDSIDFYETHIFKYSRREGTKAAVMPDQVSEGKKSARSAEMIEMGEQKRRAYEESFIGKEVEVLVEEEIERNGEIFWTGHTKEYIKIALQSRENLRNCIVKVQIEDALQIIH, encoded by the coding sequence ATGTCAAAAAAAGCTGCATTGCACAACCTTGGATGCAAGGTAAATGCATATGAAACTGAGGCTATGCAGGAAATGCTGGAAAAGGCCGGATATGAGATTGTCCCGTTTAAAGAGGGGGCAGATGTCTATGTGATCAACACCTGTACCGTGACGAATATTGCAGACCGAAAGTCCCGTCAGATGCTGCACCGGGCAAGGAAAATGAATCCGGATGCAGTGGTTGTTGCAGCGGGATGTTATGTGCAGGCACAGGAGGGAAAAGTGGATTCCTGTATTGATATCGTGCTTGGAAATAATAAAAAGAAAGATCTGATCAGGATACTGGATGAATATAGGAAGTCCCGTGCAGAGAGCGGGCGGGAAAAGGAGATACTGCCGGATGTGGAACTGGAAGATATCGGGCATACAAAGGAGTATGAATCCCTCAATCTGACCAGACCGGGAGATCATACGAGAGCATACATCAAAGTACAGGATGGATGCAACCAGTTTTGCACGTACTGTATTATTCCCTATGCAAGAGGAAGAGTCCGCAGCCGTTCCATGGAAGATGTAACGGAAGAGGTCCGGACATTGGCAGAAAATGGATACAAAGAGGTTGTCCTTACGGGAATCCATTTAAGTTCCTATGGAATTGATTTTGATAAAGAAAGACATCTGCTGGATCTGATCCGGGCGGTTCATCAGATCGAGGGGATCGAGAGAATCCGGCTTGGTTCACTGGAACCGGGAATTATCACAGAAGAATTTGCAGAAGCAATTTCAAAGTTACCAAAGATGTGTCCACATTTCCATCTCTCACTGCAGAGTGGCTGCAATGCGACATTGAAGCGTATGAACCGGAGATATACAAGCGAAGAATATGCAGAACGTTGTGGTATCCTGAGAAAGTATTTTGAAAATCCGGCATTGACAACCGATGTGATCGTCGGTTTTCCGGGAGAGACGGAGGAAGAATTTGAAGCTTCCAGGAACTTTGTGGATTCGATTGATTTTTATGAAACCCATATTTTCAAGTATTCGAGAAGAGAAGGGACAAAGGCAGCAGTTATGCCGGATCAGGTAAGTGAGGGAAAAAAATCTGCGCGGAGTGCTGAAATGATCGAAATGGGTGAGCAGAAGCGGAGAGCTTATGAGGAAAGCTTTATTGGAAAAGAAGTTGAAGTTCTGGTGGAAGAGGAAATCGAAAGGAACGGAGAAATCTTTTGGACAGGACATACAAAAGAATATATAAAAATTGCACTACAAAGCAGGGAAAACCTGAGAAATTGTATCGTAAAAGTTCAAATTGAAGATGCTTTACAAATTATTCATTGA
- the thiI gene encoding tRNA uracil 4-sulfurtransferase ThiI, with protein MKFHSFLIKYGEIGIKGKNRYIFEDALVRQIRYALQGADGEFLVHKCHGRVYVDCEGEYDFEETVESLKKVFGIVGICPVVRVPVAELEQLKKDVVSYVDQVYEDKNLTFKVEARRANKRYPVNSMEINCAVGEAVLEAFPETKVDVHDPDVRLNVEIREEVYIYSKIIPGPGGMPIGTNGSAMLLLSGGIDSPVAGYMIAKRGVEIEATYFHAPPYTSERAKEKVVDLARLVSAYAGPIKLHVVNFTDIQLAIYEKCPHDELTIIMRRYMMKIAEHFAKKDGCLGLITGESIGQVASQTMQSLNATNAVCTLPVYRPLIGFDKKEIVEISEKINTYETSIQPFEDCCTIFVAKHPVTKPNLERIEKSELNLTDVIDDLMKTAIETAEVIRIRQNEA; from the coding sequence ATGAAATTTCATTCATTTTTGATCAAATACGGAGAGATTGGAATCAAGGGAAAGAACCGTTATATTTTTGAAGATGCACTGGTGCGTCAGATCCGTTATGCCCTGCAGGGAGCAGACGGAGAATTTCTGGTTCATAAGTGCCATGGAAGAGTTTATGTGGACTGTGAGGGAGAATACGATTTTGAGGAAACGGTAGAAAGCCTGAAAAAGGTCTTTGGCATCGTGGGAATCTGTCCGGTTGTACGCGTTCCGGTGGCTGAACTGGAGCAGTTAAAGAAAGATGTTGTATCCTATGTGGATCAGGTCTATGAGGATAAGAACCTTACTTTCAAAGTGGAGGCAAGAAGAGCAAATAAGCGTTATCCGGTCAATTCTATGGAAATCAACTGTGCAGTGGGAGAAGCGGTACTGGAGGCATTCCCGGAGACAAAGGTAGATGTGCATGATCCGGATGTGAGACTGAATGTGGAAATCAGGGAAGAAGTTTATATCTATTCAAAGATCATTCCGGGACCAGGAGGGATGCCGATCGGTACAAATGGAAGTGCCATGCTGCTTCTGTCAGGAGGAATCGACAGTCCGGTTGCCGGCTATATGATTGCCAAGAGAGGCGTTGAGATCGAGGCAACTTATTTCCATGCACCACCGTATACGAGTGAGAGAGCGAAAGAAAAGGTAGTTGACCTTGCACGCCTGGTATCTGCCTATGCAGGACCGATCAAGTTGCATGTTGTCAATTTTACGGATATCCAGCTTGCTATTTATGAAAAATGCCCGCATGATGAGCTGACGATCATTATGCGTCGTTATATGATGAAAATTGCCGAGCATTTTGCAAAGAAAGACGGATGTCTTGGGCTGATCACCGGAGAAAGTATCGGTCAGGTGGCAAGTCAGACGATGCAGAGTCTGAATGCGACCAATGCGGTTTGTACGCTTCCGGTTTACCGTCCGCTGATCGGATTTGACAAAAAGGAGATCGTGGAGATTTCGGAGAAGATCAACACATATGAGACATCAATCCAGCCATTTGAGGATTGCTGTACGATCTTTGTGGCAAAGCATCCGGTGACGAAACCGAACCTTGAAAGAATTGAGAAGTCTGAACTGAATCTGACCGATGTGATCGATGATCTGATGAAGACGGCGATTGAGACAGCAGAAGTGATCCGGATCCGTCAGAATGAAGCATAA
- a CDS encoding IreB family regulatory phosphoprotein, with translation MGDLSNTQFFQVEPGPQISAKDILDIVYKALKEKGYNPVNQIVGYIMSGDPTYITSYNGARSLVMKVERDELVEELLKAYIEHNSWE, from the coding sequence ATGGGCGATTTAAGTAATACGCAGTTCTTTCAGGTAGAGCCGGGACCGCAGATTTCTGCGAAGGATATTCTTGATATCGTATATAAGGCTCTGAAGGAAAAGGGATATAATCCGGTGAATCAGATCGTAGGGTATATTATGTCTGGAGATCCGACTTATATCACCAGTTATAACGGTGCGAGAAGCCTTGTGATGAAGGTAGAGCGTGATGAACTGGTAGAAGAATTACTGAAAGCGTATATCGAACATAATTCTTGGGAATAA
- the ruvX gene encoding Holliday junction resolvase RuvX produces MRIMGLDYGTKTVGVAISDALKITAQGIETIQRKEENKLRKTCARIEQLIKEYEVEKIVLGFPKHMNNDVGERAEKSLEFKAMLERRTGLEVVMWDERLTTVAAERTLIESSVRRENRKQYVDKIAAVFILQGYLDLLSMRNGADGED; encoded by the coding sequence ATGAGGATCATGGGACTGGATTACGGCACAAAGACTGTGGGCGTTGCGATCAGTGACGCACTGAAGATCACCGCACAGGGGATCGAGACGATACAGCGGAAAGAAGAGAATAAGCTGCGAAAGACTTGTGCCAGAATTGAACAATTAATTAAAGAGTACGAGGTAGAAAAGATCGTACTCGGATTTCCTAAGCATATGAATAATGATGTCGGTGAACGTGCTGAGAAATCTTTGGAATTTAAGGCGATGCTGGAGAGAAGGACGGGTCTGGAAGTAGTTATGTGGGACGAGCGTCTGACGACAGTGGCAGCAGAGCGTACGTTAATAGAGAGCAGTGTAAGAAGGGAAAACCGCAAGCAGTACGTTGATAAGATTGCGGCGGTTTTTATATTGCAGGGATATTTGGATTTATTAAGCATGAGGAACGGAGCAGATGGAGAAGATTAA
- a CDS encoding DUF1292 domain-containing protein, with amino-acid sequence MEKIKFAFGDGNGEDEFFVLEQTKINGATYILVTDSEEDDAECLILKETGVEEQTDKMYEIVEDDTELLAVSKVFEELLEDVSIEM; translated from the coding sequence ATGGAGAAGATTAAATTTGCGTTTGGAGACGGAAATGGTGAGGACGAGTTTTTCGTCCTTGAGCAGACAAAGATCAACGGAGCTACATATATTCTTGTGACAGATTCGGAAGAGGATGATGCAGAATGCCTGATCTTAAAGGAGACGGGCGTGGAAGAGCAGACGGATAAGATGTATGAGATCGTTGAGGATGATACAGAGCTTCTGGCAGTATCTAAAGTATTTGAAGAACTGCTGGAAGATGTAAGTATAGAGATGTAA
- the prmA gene encoding 50S ribosomal protein L11 methyltransferase has product MKWNKFRLKTTTEAEDIVSSMLADLGIEGVEIEDKIPLTESDKEQMFVDILPEIEPDDGVAYLSFYLEEEADTEAVLANVKKELEEMSAYVNVGECTIEESETEDVDWVNNWKKYFHQFYVDDILIIPSWEDVKPSDEDKMVIHIDPGTAFGTGMHETTQLCIRQIRKYVTEKTKILDVGCGSGILGMLALKFGAEHSVGTDLDPCAIDATYENMENNGISRDKYEVMIGNIIDDKAVQDKVGYECYDIVAANILAPVLVELTPVIVNQLKPGGIYITSGIIDDKEETVKEAVAKAGLELIDVTYQGEWVCVTARKRN; this is encoded by the coding sequence ATGAAATGGAATAAATTCCGGTTGAAGACAACGACAGAAGCAGAAGATATCGTCAGCAGTATGCTGGCAGATCTTGGGATCGAAGGTGTGGAGATTGAAGATAAGATCCCGCTGACAGAATCAGATAAGGAGCAGATGTTCGTTGATATCCTTCCGGAGATCGAGCCGGATGACGGAGTGGCATATCTGAGTTTTTATCTGGAAGAAGAGGCAGACACAGAAGCTGTGCTGGCGAATGTAAAAAAGGAATTAGAAGAGATGTCTGCTTATGTGAACGTCGGTGAATGCACGATTGAAGAATCCGAGACGGAGGATGTGGACTGGGTCAATAACTGGAAGAAGTATTTTCATCAGTTCTATGTGGATGATATCCTCATCATCCCGTCCTGGGAGGATGTAAAGCCGTCCGATGAGGATAAAATGGTCATCCATATTGATCCGGGTACGGCATTTGGAACAGGAATGCATGAGACAACCCAGCTTTGTATCCGGCAGATCAGAAAGTACGTGACGGAGAAGACGAAGATTCTTGATGTAGGATGCGGAAGTGGTATTCTTGGAATGCTGGCACTGAAATTCGGGGCAGAACATTCCGTGGGAACAGATCTTGATCCATGTGCGATCGATGCAACCTATGAAAATATGGAGAATAACGGGATCTCCAGAGACAAGTATGAAGTCATGATCGGAAATATCATTGATGATAAAGCAGTGCAGGACAAGGTCGGTTATGAATGTTATGATATCGTGGCTGCCAATATCCTGGCACCGGTACTGGTAGAGCTGACCCCGGTGATCGTAAACCAGCTTAAACCGGGCGGAATTTATATTACAAGCGGAATTATTGATGATAAGGAAGAAACTGTAAAAGAGGCAGTGGCAAAGGCGGGACTGGAACTCATTGATGTGACCTATCAGGGCGAGTGGGTGTGTGTAACTGCAAGAAAAAGGAATTAA
- a CDS encoding HAD hydrolase family protein — translation MQIPHTCNNGTSFVLASARYPAAIELIISNYGLTCSIIAFSGGLILDENRSVLYEKGFTAKDAAYTRSDWIVKDPSDPRVLFYHSRQ, via the coding sequence TTGCAAATACCCCATACCTGCAACAACGGAACTTCTTTTGTCCTCGCCTCTGCACGTTATCCTGCTGCCATTGAACTGATCATAAGTAACTATGGACTTACCTGTTCCATCATAGCCTTCTCAGGAGGACTGATCCTGGACGAAAACCGTTCTGTTCTTTATGAAAAAGGCTTCACAGCAAAGGACGCGGCTTATACCCGATCTGACTGGATTGTAAAAGATCCCTCAGACCCAAGAGTCCTTTTTTATCACAGCAGACAATGA
- a CDS encoding Fur family transcriptional regulator has product MGQDKTQELLKEKLRGKGLKVTHQRLQVLSVLEENGGRHMTAEDIYELVSVDNPEIGLATVYRTLQLLLDMQLVDRIDFGDGCVRYEIGHLLNGDTRHNHHHLICKRCNKVVPFDDDLLDDLEEHIEKATGFHVLDHELKFYGLCSKCQKKENEEK; this is encoded by the coding sequence ATGGGACAGGATAAGACGCAGGAATTACTGAAAGAGAAATTAAGAGGAAAGGGTCTGAAAGTGACTCATCAGAGGCTGCAGGTCTTATCTGTTCTTGAAGAGAATGGCGGACGTCATATGACGGCTGAGGATATTTATGAGCTAGTGTCTGTGGACAACCCGGAGATCGGCCTTGCAACGGTATACAGAACCCTGCAGCTTTTACTGGATATGCAGTTGGTGGACCGGATTGATTTCGGGGATGGATGCGTGCGGTATGAGATCGGACATCTGTTGAACGGAGATACCCGGCATAACCATCATCATCTGATCTGTAAAAGATGCAATAAGGTAGTTCCGTTTGATGATGATCTTCTGGATGATCTGGAAGAGCATATCGAAAAAGCGACCGGATTTCATGTACTGGATCATGAACTGAAGTTTTATGGTCTGTGCAGCAAATGTCAGAAAAAGGAAAATGAAGAGAAATAA
- a CDS encoding glycoside hydrolase family 25 protein: MIKKIRAGVLLLFFLLLSFEACKAGDAEKEAGTKGWKEAADAAENEEQVKKSSSDTTCYTFEDVEGNSYQAELLDEVAKNPYNFKNLVTDPESGYKTYSDTKKHISSKLGVDVSEFQGEDTDWQQVKESGIDFVIVRLGYRAYGESGVLVLDDMFDQNVQGALSAGLEVGVYFFSQATTLSETVEEADFVLEHIRQYDITAPVVFDTEEIKGDEARTDSNTREDFTNYCKVFCDSIKAEGYDAMIYANMKWMAFTLKLEELEGYDFWYADYHEEPQCPYAFKMWQYSETGEVPGITGHVDLDLWFQEEN; encoded by the coding sequence ATGATAAAAAAGATCAGAGCGGGGGTGCTGCTCCTCTTCTTTCTGCTGCTTTCTTTCGAGGCCTGTAAAGCAGGTGATGCGGAAAAAGAAGCAGGCACAAAAGGCTGGAAAGAAGCTGCGGATGCCGCAGAGAATGAAGAGCAGGTGAAAAAGTCCTCATCCGATACGACCTGTTATACTTTTGAGGATGTGGAAGGAAATTCTTATCAGGCAGAGCTGCTTGACGAAGTGGCAAAGAACCCGTATAATTTTAAGAATCTTGTGACGGACCCGGAAAGCGGATATAAGACTTATTCAGATACGAAGAAGCATATTTCTTCAAAGCTGGGTGTGGACGTTTCTGAATTTCAGGGCGAGGATACAGACTGGCAGCAGGTAAAGGAAAGTGGGATTGATTTTGTGATCGTACGGCTGGGATATCGTGCCTACGGAGAGAGTGGTGTTCTAGTACTGGATGATATGTTTGACCAAAATGTGCAGGGTGCATTGTCAGCCGGCCTGGAAGTAGGAGTTTATTTCTTTTCACAGGCAACAACTTTGTCCGAGACAGTGGAAGAGGCAGATTTTGTACTGGAGCATATCAGGCAGTATGACATCACAGCACCGGTTGTATTTGATACAGAAGAGATCAAAGGGGATGAGGCAAGAACCGATTCCAATACACGGGAAGATTTCACAAATTACTGTAAGGTATTTTGCGACAGTATCAAAGCAGAGGGGTACGATGCAATGATTTATGCCAATATGAAATGGATGGCATTTACGCTGAAGCTGGAAGAACTTGAAGGATATGATTTCTGGTATGCGGATTATCACGAAGAGCCACAGTGTCCGTATGCATTTAAAATGTGGCAGTACAGTGAGACGGGAGAAGTACCCGGGATCACAGGACATGTTGATTTAGATTTATGGTTTCAGGAGGAAAATTAA
- a CDS encoding cysteine desulfurase family protein: MEAYLDNSATTMAYPEVGELVYKVMCRDYGNPSSMHRKGVDAEHYVKGAKESLAKLMKVNAKEIFFTSGGTESDNLALIGCARANRRAGNHLITTSIEHPAILNTMRYLEEEEGFRVTYLPVDCCGRVKLDALKEALCPETILVSIMYVNNEVGTVQPVEEAASIVKDYNPSILFHSDAVQGFGKYRIYPKRQKIDLLSVSGHKIHGPKGTGFLYIGEKVKIRPILFGGGQQRDIRSGTENVPGIAGLGLAAELAYKDFDIKTALMRELKEYFISEIGQMENTVIHGVADEGSAPHIISLGVAGVRSEVLLHTLEDKGIYVSSGSACASNHPAVSGVLKGIGAAREYLDATIRISMSEFTTKEEIDYLLETLYKCVPMLRRYTRH; the protein is encoded by the coding sequence ATGGAAGCTTATTTAGATAATTCTGCCACGACAATGGCATATCCTGAGGTGGGAGAGCTTGTATATAAAGTGATGTGCCGGGACTACGGCAATCCGTCATCCATGCACCGCAAGGGTGTGGATGCAGAGCATTATGTCAAAGGAGCAAAAGAATCTTTGGCAAAGCTTATGAAAGTAAATGCAAAAGAGATCTTTTTTACTTCAGGTGGAACGGAGAGCGATAATCTTGCACTGATCGGATGTGCAAGAGCAAATAGACGGGCAGGGAATCATCTGATCACTACGTCCATCGAGCATCCCGCCATTTTAAATACGATGCGGTATCTGGAAGAAGAGGAAGGCTTCCGTGTGACCTATCTGCCGGTAGACTGCTGCGGACGGGTCAAGCTGGATGCATTAAAAGAAGCGTTATGCCCGGAGACGATCCTGGTATCGATCATGTATGTGAATAATGAAGTGGGAACAGTTCAGCCAGTGGAAGAGGCAGCGTCGATCGTGAAAGATTATAATCCGTCGATCTTATTCCACTCAGATGCGGTACAGGGGTTTGGAAAATACCGGATCTATCCGAAACGTCAGAAAATTGACCTGCTCAGTGTCAGCGGACATAAGATCCATGGACCGAAGGGAACGGGATTTTTATATATTGGTGAGAAAGTGAAGATCAGGCCGATTCTGTTCGGTGGTGGCCAGCAGAGGGATATCCGTTCCGGTACAGAGAATGTACCTGGAATTGCAGGGCTTGGTCTTGCGGCTGAGCTTGCATACAAAGATTTTGATATCAAGACTGCCCTGATGAGAGAACTAAAAGAATACTTTATCAGTGAGATCGGTCAGATGGAAAATACTGTGATCCATGGAGTGGCGGATGAGGGAAGTGCTCCGCATATCATCAGCCTGGGTGTAGCCGGGGTACGGAGCGAGGTTCTGCTGCATACACTGGAGGACAAGGGAATCTATGTATCGTCCGGATCAGCATGTGCTTCAAACCATCCGGCAGTCAGCGGAGTATTAAAAGGAATTGGGGCAGCGAGGGAATACCTGGATGCAACCATCCGAATCAGTATGTCGGAGTTTACAACAAAGGAAGAGATTGACTATCTTTTGGAGACACTTTATAAGTGTGTTCCGATGCTGAGAAGATATACAAGACACTAA
- a CDS encoding HPr family phosphocarrier protein, producing MKTVQISLNSIDKVKSFVNTITKYDNDFDLVSGRYVIDAKSIMGIFSLDLSKPIDLNIHADGNVDEILTALDAYIIK from the coding sequence ATGAAGACAGTACAGATTTCATTAAATTCAATCGACAAGGTTAAGTCATTCGTTAATACTATTACCAAGTATGACAATGATTTCGATTTAGTATCCGGAAGATATGTTATAGATGCCAAATCAATCATGGGAATTTTCAGTCTTGATCTTTCCAAGCCGATTGATCTGAACATCCACGCTGACGGAAACGTTGATGAAATTCTTACAGCACTTGATGCTTATATCATTAAATAA